A single Desulfovibrio piger DNA region contains:
- the lipB gene encoding lipoyl(octanoyl) transferase LipB: MTCIIDLGRMPYREALAVQHARHEAVLRGAEDTLLLVEHPPVITFGRHGGEENLHCSREELARRGVDVVQTERGGNITCHFPGQLVVYPIFRIGRRTGGLHGFVHLLEETVIRTAAAFRVQAARWPGRPGVWIGHRKLCSLGLGVRRWVTFHGFALNVGRDLSLFDAITLCGLADARATSLCRERGDDALSLQEVKDVCVREFQALIAHPPVAAREAAL, from the coding sequence ATGACATGCATCATCGATCTGGGCAGGATGCCCTACCGGGAGGCGCTGGCTGTCCAGCATGCCCGGCATGAGGCGGTCCTCCGGGGCGCGGAGGATACGCTGCTGCTGGTGGAGCACCCGCCCGTCATCACCTTCGGGCGGCACGGCGGCGAGGAGAACCTGCACTGCAGCCGGGAAGAGCTGGCCCGCCGGGGCGTCGATGTCGTGCAGACGGAGCGGGGCGGCAACATCACCTGCCATTTCCCCGGGCAGCTGGTGGTCTATCCCATCTTTCGCATCGGCAGACGGACCGGCGGCCTGCATGGCTTCGTCCACCTGCTGGAAGAGACCGTCATCCGCACGGCGGCCGCCTTCCGGGTACAGGCCGCCCGCTGGCCCGGCCGCCCCGGGGTCTGGATAGGGCACCGCAAGCTGTGTTCCCTGGGGCTCGGGGTGCGCCGCTGGGTGACCTTCCACGGCTTCGCGCTCAATGTGGGGCGCGACCTTTCGCTTTTCGATGCCATAACCCTGTGCGGCCTTGCCGATGCCCGGGCCACGTCCCTTTGCCGTGAGCGGGGCGACGATGCCCTTTCCCTCCAGGAGGTCAAAGATGTCTGTGTCCGAGAATTCCAGGCCCTCATTGCGCATCCCCCCGTGGCTGCGCGTGAAGCTGCCCTGTAG
- a CDS encoding MFS transporter: MELTIATARLSAARILPHTPRAFYRTAINAFFFVMGMVFASWAVRIPDIKAALHMNDAALGSVLLASPLGEMLSIVPTAWLIARFRSRRVIMLGLVLMPCALLCLALAGSPHWLAAALLGFGFANNMLNISLNAQAVGVETLYGRSIMATFHGMWSLGGVAGCIIGSIVAPLGVAPLPHFAAILVITLVTLCCLRTWTMPREVRIGAAAPESGKRSFRPDLYLALLGCIALGSMATEGAMYDWSSVYFAQVVQPGESLIRAGYLACMCAMVTGRLLADGLVNRFGVTPVLQLSGLSIAAGLSLALLWPDLLPATAGLALVGFGMASVVPLCYSLAGKSTRVPPSVAISLVSSLSFLGFLGCPPMVGFLSHQFDLRWALSPIVVVGVAIFCLAPLVRRIRA, encoded by the coding sequence ATGGAACTGACCATCGCCACCGCCCGCCTTTCCGCGGCCCGCATCCTGCCGCATACCCCCCGGGCCTTCTACCGTACCGCCATCAATGCCTTTTTCTTCGTCATGGGCATGGTCTTTGCTTCCTGGGCCGTCCGCATCCCGGACATCAAGGCCGCCCTGCACATGAACGACGCGGCCCTGGGCAGCGTCCTGCTGGCCTCCCCGCTGGGCGAGATGCTCTCCATCGTGCCCACGGCCTGGCTCATAGCCCGCTTCCGCAGCCGCCGCGTCATCATGCTGGGGCTGGTGCTCATGCCCTGCGCCCTGCTCTGCCTGGCCCTGGCCGGCAGCCCGCACTGGCTGGCCGCGGCCCTGCTGGGCTTCGGCTTTGCCAACAACATGCTCAACATCTCCCTCAATGCCCAGGCCGTGGGCGTGGAGACCCTCTACGGCCGCAGCATCATGGCCACCTTCCACGGCATGTGGAGCCTGGGCGGGGTGGCCGGCTGCATCATCGGCTCCATCGTGGCGCCGCTGGGCGTGGCGCCCCTGCCCCACTTTGCCGCCATCCTCGTCATCACGCTGGTGACCCTGTGCTGCCTGCGCACCTGGACCATGCCCCGGGAAGTGCGCATCGGCGCCGCTGCGCCCGAAAGCGGGAAGCGTTCCTTCCGTCCCGACCTCTATCTGGCGCTGCTCGGCTGCATCGCCCTGGGCAGCATGGCCACGGAAGGCGCCATGTATGACTGGAGCTCCGTCTATTTCGCCCAGGTGGTCCAGCCGGGCGAAAGCCTCATCCGCGCCGGATACCTGGCCTGCATGTGCGCCATGGTCACGGGCCGCCTGCTGGCCGACGGCCTGGTGAACCGCTTCGGGGTCACGCCCGTGCTCCAGCTGAGCGGCCTCTCCATCGCCGCCGGTCTGAGCCTGGCCCTGCTCTGGCCCGATCTGCTGCCCGCCACGGCGGGGCTGGCCCTGGTGGGCTTCGGCATGGCCTCCGTGGTGCCGCTCTGCTACAGCCTGGCGGGCAAGTCCACGCGCGTGCCGCCCAGCGTGGCCATCTCGCTGGTCTCGTCCCTCAGCTTCCTGGGCTTCCTGGGCTGCCCGCCCATGGTGGGTTTCCTTTCCCACCAGTTCGACCTGCGCTGGGCCCTGTCGCCCATCGTGGTGGTGGGCGTGGCCATCTTCTGCCTGGCGCCTCTGGTCCGGCGCATCAGGGCCTGA
- a CDS encoding bifunctional methionine sulfoxide reductase B/A protein: protein MYGYPCARRAFSFFILALVLAVSGTGAVAAEFSRPTFDPLREKAPMNDSGFRIIARGDAAVPPLTPREADIILRKATEAPWSGEYEKNTAAGTYLCRQCGVALYRSSDKFDSGCGWPAFDDALPGMVRRQPDADGRRVEIVCDHCGAHLGHVFEGEGLTAKNTRHCVNSLSMRFAPAGSDKEKLGLALYEQVRHTQVAVLAGGCFWGVEDALSRLPGVVDVRSGYTGGHTDRPSYEDVCRGDTGHAEAVLVRFDPEKISYEAVVRRFFEVHDPTQLDRQGPDVGSQYRSAVFWLDESQKRTAQKLMDELRGLGYDVVTRLEKAGAFYEAEAYHQDFARRTGRGGCHLAVPRFERRADGSPR from the coding sequence ATGTACGGCTATCCCTGCGCGCGACGCGCCTTTTCCTTTTTCATCCTGGCGCTGGTCCTCGCCGTTTCCGGGACCGGCGCCGTAGCAGCGGAATTTTCCCGCCCCACCTTCGACCCCTTACGGGAGAAAGCCCCCATGAATGACAGCGGTTTCCGAATCATTGCCCGCGGCGATGCCGCCGTGCCGCCCCTGACGCCCCGCGAGGCGGACATCATCCTCCGCAAGGCCACGGAAGCCCCGTGGTCCGGTGAATACGAAAAAAATACGGCCGCCGGGACCTATCTGTGCCGCCAGTGCGGCGTGGCCCTGTACCGTTCGTCGGACAAGTTCGATTCCGGGTGCGGCTGGCCTGCCTTCGACGATGCCCTGCCGGGCATGGTGCGCCGCCAGCCCGATGCCGACGGCCGCCGGGTGGAGATCGTTTGCGATCACTGCGGCGCGCATCTGGGGCATGTGTTTGAGGGCGAGGGCCTGACGGCCAAGAACACCCGCCATTGCGTCAATTCCCTGTCCATGCGTTTCGCGCCCGCGGGCAGCGACAAGGAAAAGCTGGGCCTGGCCCTGTACGAACAGGTGCGCCATACGCAGGTGGCCGTGCTGGCGGGCGGATGTTTCTGGGGCGTGGAAGATGCCCTGAGCAGGCTCCCCGGTGTGGTGGACGTGCGTTCCGGCTACACGGGCGGCCATACCGACCGGCCTTCCTATGAGGATGTCTGCCGGGGCGATACCGGACATGCCGAAGCCGTGCTGGTGCGCTTCGATCCCGAAAAGATCAGCTATGAGGCCGTCGTGCGCCGCTTTTTCGAGGTCCACGATCCCACCCAGCTGGACAGGCAGGGGCCGGACGTGGGCAGCCAGTACCGTTCCGCCGTCTTCTGGCTGGACGAGTCCCAGAAGCGGACCGCCCAGAAGCTCATGGATGAGCTGCGCGGCCTGGGCTATGACGTGGTGACCCGTCTGGAAAAGGCCGGGGCCTTCTACGAGGCCGAGGCCTACCATCAGGACTTTGCCCGCCGCACGGGCCGGGGCGGCTGCCATCTGGCCGTGCCCCGCTTCGAGCGTCGTGCTGACGGCAGCCCGCGCTAG
- the galE gene encoding UDP-glucose 4-epimerase GalE produces the protein MAILVCGGAGYIGSHAVHALAAAGQEVVVVDNLQTGHAAAVAGKAAFVRGDIRDAACLDGIFRRFRIDGVMHFAADSQVGESMVKPLKYFNNNVGGMQSLLEAMVRHGVGRIVFSSSAAVYGEPDSVPVSEDAPTRPTNPYGHSKLMMEAMMRWVSAAHGIRYVSLRYFNVAGALADGSIGEDHSPESHLIPLVLQVPLGRRPHITIFGDDYATPDGTCIRDYIAVTDLVDAHVKALDHLQRGGDDLICNLGNGQGFSVRQIVDCARKVTGHAIPVVMGQRRAGDPARLVASARKAQQVLGWQPRLGVEAIIESAWRWHREHPHGYGERQ, from the coding sequence ATGGCGATCCTTGTTTGCGGCGGTGCGGGCTATATCGGTTCCCACGCGGTCCATGCCCTGGCGGCGGCCGGGCAGGAAGTCGTGGTGGTGGACAATCTCCAGACGGGCCATGCCGCCGCCGTGGCGGGCAAGGCTGCCTTCGTGCGGGGCGACATCCGCGATGCCGCCTGTCTGGACGGCATCTTCCGCCGCTTCCGCATCGACGGCGTCATGCACTTCGCCGCCGATTCCCAGGTGGGCGAGAGCATGGTCAAGCCCCTCAAGTATTTCAACAACAACGTGGGCGGCATGCAGAGCCTGCTGGAGGCCATGGTCCGTCATGGCGTGGGCCGCATCGTCTTCTCGTCCTCGGCGGCGGTCTACGGCGAACCCGACAGCGTGCCCGTCAGCGAGGATGCCCCCACCCGGCCCACCAATCCTTACGGGCACAGCAAGCTGATGATGGAAGCCATGATGCGCTGGGTCTCGGCGGCCCACGGCATCCGTTACGTCTCCCTGCGCTATTTCAATGTGGCCGGGGCCCTGGCCGACGGCAGCATCGGCGAGGACCACAGCCCCGAGAGCCATCTCATCCCCCTGGTCCTGCAAGTACCGCTGGGCCGGCGGCCGCATATCACCATCTTCGGTGACGATTACGCCACGCCCGACGGGACCTGCATCCGCGATTACATCGCCGTCACCGACCTGGTGGACGCCCATGTGAAGGCCCTGGACCATCTGCAGCGCGGCGGTGACGACCTCATCTGCAACCTGGGCAACGGGCAGGGCTTTTCCGTGCGCCAGATCGTGGACTGCGCCCGCAAGGTGACCGGTCATGCCATCCCCGTGGTCATGGGGCAGCGGCGCGCGGGCGATCCGGCCCGGCTTGTGGCTTCCGCCCGCAAGGCGCAACAGGTGCTGGGCTGGCAGCCCCGGCTGGGCGTGGAGGCCATCATCGAATCGGCCTGGCGCTGGCACCGGGAACACCCGCACGGCTACGGCGAGCGGCAGTAA